From Halobacterium sp. R2-5, the proteins below share one genomic window:
- a CDS encoding protein sorting system archaetidylserine synthase (This PssA-like phosphatidyltransferase, along with a PssD-like decarboxylase, is required in Haloarchaea for the archaeosortase ArtA to replace the PGF-CTERM sorting signal with a C-terminal lipid anchor.) produces the protein MQPRFVGRLGVADAVTAANAALGFVAVVAATVDVALAARLVLLAAIADGLDGVLARRYGGTPAGEHLDSLADVASFGVAPAFLAAAVAGNAWGYDSAWGGVALAVCALFVAAGVVRLGLYTAYDTGNAHTEGVPTTLAATLLAAGVLAGISDPTVVVASIAVLTVLMLSPVTYPDLYSRDALAMGALQAAAVLAPAVVSRVFPRALLAWACAYLLLAPRFYWRGEGKRS, from the coding sequence ATGCAGCCCCGCTTCGTCGGCCGGTTGGGCGTCGCGGACGCCGTGACCGCGGCGAACGCGGCGCTCGGCTTCGTGGCGGTGGTCGCGGCCACCGTCGACGTCGCGCTCGCCGCGCGCCTCGTGCTGCTCGCGGCCATCGCGGACGGCCTCGACGGCGTGCTCGCCCGGCGGTACGGCGGGACGCCGGCCGGCGAACACCTCGACTCGCTCGCGGACGTGGCGTCGTTCGGCGTCGCGCCCGCGTTCCTCGCCGCCGCCGTCGCGGGGAACGCCTGGGGGTACGACAGCGCGTGGGGCGGCGTCGCGCTCGCGGTCTGTGCGCTGTTCGTCGCCGCGGGCGTCGTTCGCCTCGGCCTCTACACCGCCTACGACACGGGCAACGCCCACACGGAGGGCGTGCCGACGACGCTCGCGGCGACCCTTCTCGCTGCGGGCGTACTCGCCGGAATCAGCGACCCGACCGTGGTCGTCGCGTCCATCGCAGTGCTCACCGTGTTGATGCTGTCGCCGGTCACGTACCCGGACCTCTACTCGCGGGACGCGCTCGCGATGGGCGCCCTGCAGGCGGCCGCGGTGCTCGCGCCGGCCGTCGTCTCGCGGGTGTTCCCGCGGGCGCTGCTGGCGTGGGCGTGCGCGTACCTCCTGCTCGCGCCGCGGTTCTACTGGCGGGGCGAAGGGAAACGCTCATAG
- a CDS encoding phospholipase D-like domain-containing protein: MLVRLAVAALLATATITAVAPNPASDGDAGEFVTVRFDEPTDTTGWTLADDNDAAALPNRTLSGTVALSTDPAAARERTDHRVVGLNGSLALSNAGERVELRAGNRTVDALAYPSAPTAERWDGGEWTPLGASSFAPVEAANASVSAFALPDSPGPPLDVLESADSRLYLAGYTFTSARATRALVAAAERGVDVRVLVEGGVAGGAPSPEDDRLDVLAAAGVDVRVLDGERARYSFHHAKYAVADDRAVVLSENWKPSGSGGHGNRGWGVAVTDPRVADHLARVFRADTEWADAEPWDAVRENFTVVDGDPATESYPTRFPTVDAEADRVRVLVAPDNARRGVRELVASADESLVVQQASLDPNSAFTDWTVDAARRGVRVRVLLSGKWYARDGNRNTTERLNRIAAAEGLDLEAELAEPRSRYEEVHVKGAVVDGERALVGSLNWNEHAATENREVVVVVEDDAVATYFGRAFRADWRGGAWRLPVGLAAVVAAAAIAVAGCARRIEFGADSEAGRDGFWQDQRGERRDGERER, encoded by the coding sequence GTGCTCGTGCGCCTCGCGGTCGCCGCGCTGCTCGCCACGGCCACTATCACGGCCGTCGCGCCGAACCCCGCCAGCGACGGCGACGCCGGCGAGTTCGTCACCGTCCGCTTCGACGAGCCGACCGACACTACGGGCTGGACGCTCGCCGACGACAACGACGCCGCCGCGCTCCCGAACCGCACGCTCTCCGGTACCGTCGCGCTCTCCACTGACCCGGCGGCCGCGCGCGAGCGCACCGACCACCGGGTCGTCGGTCTGAACGGCTCGCTCGCGCTCTCGAACGCGGGCGAGCGCGTCGAACTCCGCGCCGGAAACCGGACCGTGGACGCGCTCGCGTACCCGAGCGCTCCCACCGCGGAACGGTGGGACGGCGGCGAGTGGACGCCGCTGGGCGCGTCCTCGTTCGCGCCGGTCGAAGCAGCGAACGCGTCCGTGTCGGCGTTCGCGCTCCCCGACTCCCCGGGCCCGCCGCTGGACGTCCTCGAATCCGCGGACAGCCGGCTCTACCTCGCCGGCTACACGTTCACGTCAGCTCGCGCGACTCGCGCGCTCGTCGCGGCCGCCGAACGCGGCGTGGACGTACGCGTGCTCGTCGAGGGTGGTGTCGCGGGCGGCGCGCCCAGTCCCGAGGACGACAGGCTCGACGTGCTCGCCGCCGCGGGCGTGGACGTGCGCGTGCTCGACGGCGAGCGCGCGCGGTACAGCTTCCACCACGCCAAGTACGCCGTCGCCGACGACCGCGCAGTCGTGCTCTCGGAGAACTGGAAGCCGTCCGGCAGCGGCGGCCACGGCAACCGCGGCTGGGGCGTCGCTGTGACAGACCCGCGGGTCGCCGACCACCTCGCGAGGGTGTTCCGCGCCGACACCGAGTGGGCAGACGCCGAACCGTGGGACGCGGTCCGCGAGAACTTCACCGTCGTCGACGGCGATCCCGCGACCGAGTCGTATCCAACTCGGTTTCCGACGGTCGACGCGGAGGCCGACCGCGTCCGCGTGCTGGTCGCACCGGACAACGCTCGTCGTGGCGTCCGCGAGCTCGTCGCGTCCGCCGACGAGTCGCTGGTCGTCCAGCAGGCCAGCCTCGACCCCAACAGCGCGTTCACCGACTGGACCGTCGACGCCGCACGCCGCGGCGTCCGCGTGCGCGTGCTGCTCTCCGGGAAGTGGTACGCCCGCGACGGGAATCGGAACACGACCGAGCGCCTGAACCGAATCGCGGCCGCGGAGGGACTGGACCTCGAAGCCGAGTTGGCGGAGCCGCGCTCGCGCTACGAGGAAGTCCACGTGAAGGGCGCCGTCGTGGACGGCGAGCGCGCGCTCGTCGGCAGCCTGAACTGGAACGAGCACGCCGCCACGGAGAACCGGGAAGTCGTCGTCGTGGTCGAGGACGACGCGGTCGCGACGTACTTCGGGAGGGCGTTCCGCGCGGACTGGCGCGGCGGCGCGTGGCGGTTGCCGGTCGGGCTCGCGGCCGTCGTCGCAGCGGCCGCGATCGCGGTCGCGGGCTGTGCGCGCCGCATCGAGTTCGGCGCGGACTCCGAAGCAGGCAGAGACGGGTTCTGGCAGGACCAGCGAGGAGAGAGAAGAGATGGGGAACGGGAGCGCTGA
- a CDS encoding 30S ribosomal protein S3ae, with protein sequence MSERSVSKQNQEKRWYTVLAPEEFDRQELGETPADEPEQIYDRTIETTLDELVDGGENNVKLTFQVNDVGSDTASTEFVKHELTRDYKRSLVRRGSSKIGVTITVLTTDDYRLKVQPVAYTTKQADQSQQKAIRRTMIDLVEEAGEDRTFEALIDSIIEGRLSSAIYDEANTIYPLRRVEVQKTTLEAPPEEVHEEEETSVGVEDDA encoded by the coding sequence ATGAGCGAACGTTCCGTATCCAAGCAGAACCAGGAGAAACGGTGGTACACCGTGCTCGCGCCGGAGGAGTTCGACCGGCAGGAGCTCGGCGAGACGCCCGCCGACGAGCCAGAACAGATCTACGACCGAACCATCGAGACGACGCTCGACGAACTCGTCGACGGCGGCGAGAACAACGTCAAGCTCACCTTCCAGGTGAACGACGTCGGCAGCGACACCGCCTCTACCGAGTTCGTCAAGCACGAGCTCACGCGCGACTACAAGCGTAGCCTCGTGCGCCGCGGCTCCTCGAAGATCGGCGTGACCATCACGGTCCTCACGACGGACGACTACCGCTTGAAGGTCCAGCCGGTCGCGTACACCACGAAGCAGGCCGACCAGAGCCAGCAGAAGGCCATCCGCCGAACGATGATCGACCTCGTGGAGGAGGCCGGCGAGGACCGCACGTTCGAGGCCCTCATCGACTCCATCATCGAGGGCCGGCTGTCCTCGGCGATCTACGACGAGGCGAACACGATCTACCCGCTCCGCCGCGTGGAAGTCCAGAAGACGACGCTCGAAGCGCCGCCCGAGGAAGTCCACGAGGAGGAAGAGACGTCGGTCGGCGTCGAGGACGACGCCTAA
- a CDS encoding DHH family phosphoesterase, whose amino-acid sequence MTDVSADDAGDRPVVVDLHSACTSQEVEPDEYYHATVNGVVDYGVFVDLSEHVSGLVHESTFDGDRDLAVDDDAVVKLTEVRDNGDLSFELASLDDYETVERAHSYDRTDAETVGDRVGETVHVEGEVVQIKQTAGPTIFRVRDETSAVPCTAFEAAGVRAHPVVEVGDLVHVEGDVEEREGTYQIEVASIEVLDDEDAADVAGRLDAALAERAEPLDVDPLVDWPALEGMLPELRSVARTLRRAVLEGRPIRMRHHADGDGMCAAVPVQYALTQFIEDAHQDADAARHLLKRLPSKAPYYEMEDATRDLNFALEDRARHGQKLPLLLMLDNGSTEEDTPAYRALDSYDIPIVVVDHHHPDPEAVDPLVEEHVNPYLHGEDYRITTGMLCVELARMIYPGLTEELEHVPAVAGLSDRSKATEMADYLELAREAGYDEEFLQHISEALDYEAYMLRYDPGTQLINDVLNVDGDEERHRELVPFLANRAAEDVTEQLDAASSHVEHERVANGANLYRIDVENHAHRFTYPAPGKTTGEIHDRKVEETGEPVITIGYGPDFAVLRSDGVRLDIPTMVEDLNEELPGAGVSGGGHLVVGSIRFVPGMREEVLESLIEKMADAELDEELHSAPKR is encoded by the coding sequence ATGACTGACGTTTCAGCCGACGACGCGGGCGACCGCCCGGTCGTCGTCGACCTCCACTCCGCGTGTACCTCCCAGGAGGTCGAACCCGACGAGTACTACCACGCGACCGTGAACGGCGTCGTCGACTACGGCGTCTTCGTCGACCTCTCCGAGCACGTCTCCGGGCTCGTCCACGAGTCCACGTTCGACGGCGACCGCGACCTCGCCGTCGACGACGACGCCGTCGTGAAGCTCACCGAAGTCCGGGACAACGGCGACCTGAGCTTCGAGCTCGCGAGCCTCGACGACTACGAGACCGTCGAACGCGCGCACAGCTACGACCGCACGGACGCCGAGACGGTCGGCGACCGCGTCGGCGAGACCGTCCACGTCGAGGGGGAAGTCGTCCAGATCAAGCAGACTGCGGGCCCGACCATCTTCCGCGTGCGCGACGAGACCAGCGCCGTCCCCTGTACGGCCTTCGAGGCCGCGGGCGTCCGCGCCCACCCCGTCGTCGAAGTCGGTGACCTCGTCCACGTCGAGGGCGACGTCGAGGAGCGCGAGGGAACCTACCAGATCGAGGTCGCGAGCATCGAAGTGCTCGACGACGAGGACGCCGCGGACGTCGCGGGCCGGCTGGACGCCGCGCTCGCCGAGCGGGCCGAGCCGCTGGACGTCGACCCGCTCGTCGACTGGCCGGCCCTCGAAGGCATGCTCCCCGAACTCCGCTCGGTCGCGCGCACGCTCCGCCGCGCGGTCCTCGAAGGCCGCCCGATTCGGATGCGCCACCACGCCGACGGCGACGGCATGTGCGCGGCCGTCCCCGTCCAGTACGCGCTCACGCAGTTCATCGAGGACGCCCACCAGGACGCCGACGCCGCGCGCCACCTCCTCAAGCGCCTCCCCAGCAAGGCGCCGTACTACGAGATGGAGGACGCCACCCGCGACCTGAACTTCGCGCTGGAGGACCGCGCGCGCCACGGCCAGAAGCTCCCCCTCCTGCTCATGCTGGACAACGGTAGCACCGAGGAGGACACGCCCGCCTACAGGGCCCTCGACAGCTACGACATCCCCATCGTCGTCGTCGACCACCACCACCCCGACCCCGAGGCGGTGGACCCGCTCGTCGAGGAGCACGTCAACCCGTACCTCCACGGCGAGGACTACCGCATCACCACGGGGATGCTCTGCGTGGAGCTCGCGCGCATGATCTACCCCGGGCTCACCGAGGAGCTCGAACACGTCCCCGCGGTCGCGGGGCTCTCGGACCGCTCGAAGGCCACGGAGATGGCCGACTACCTCGAGCTCGCCCGCGAGGCCGGCTACGACGAGGAGTTCCTCCAGCACATCAGCGAGGCCCTCGACTACGAGGCGTACATGCTTCGCTACGACCCCGGCACGCAGCTCATCAACGACGTGCTGAACGTCGACGGCGACGAGGAGCGCCACCGCGAACTCGTGCCGTTCCTCGCGAACCGCGCCGCCGAGGACGTCACCGAACAGCTCGACGCCGCGTCCTCGCACGTCGAGCACGAGCGCGTCGCGAACGGCGCGAACCTCTACCGCATCGACGTGGAGAACCACGCCCACCGGTTCACGTACCCCGCGCCCGGGAAGACGACCGGCGAGATCCACGACCGCAAGGTCGAGGAGACCGGCGAACCCGTCATCACCATCGGCTACGGCCCGGACTTCGCCGTCCTGCGCAGCGACGGCGTGCGCCTCGACATCCCGACGATGGTCGAGGACCTCAACGAGGAGCTGCCGGGTGCAGGCGTCTCCGGCGGCGGCCACCTCGTCGTCGGCTCCATCCGCTTCGTCCCCGGGATGCGCGAGGAAGTCCTCGAATCCCTCATCGAGAAGATGGCGGACGCCGAACTCGACGAGGAGCTCCACAGCGCCCCGAAGCGGTAG
- a CDS encoding acyl-CoA dehydrogenase family protein: protein MDFDLPDEHRMVRDTVREFAEAEIEPIAWDIEEEHRFPAEVFEELADLDMMGVPVSEEYGGLGGDQLMYALVTEELGRVSGSIGLSFAAHVSLASKPIELFGTDEQKERWLRPLAEGEYLGSWALTEPDSGSDASDMDTTAERDGDEYVLDGTKQFITNASVAGSVLVKAVTDPDAGYGGISTFIVDPDEDDGFEVTTEWEKMGLNASPTCEIQFDDCRIPADRLLGEEGEGWEQTKKTLDGGRISIAALSTGLAQGAFEAAREYAVEREQFGQPISEFDAIRDKLVDMHRKTERARLLTHKAATRYDNGEPVTKESALAKLDASEAAREVAEDAVQTLGGYGYTTDFAPQRFFRDAKLMEIGEGTSEIQHLVIGRELGL from the coding sequence ATGGACTTCGACCTTCCCGACGAACACCGGATGGTTCGGGACACCGTCCGGGAGTTCGCGGAGGCGGAAATCGAGCCCATCGCGTGGGACATCGAAGAGGAACACCGCTTCCCCGCGGAGGTGTTCGAGGAGCTCGCGGACCTCGACATGATGGGCGTGCCCGTCAGCGAGGAGTACGGCGGGCTCGGCGGCGACCAGCTCATGTACGCGCTCGTCACGGAGGAGCTCGGCCGGGTCTCGGGCTCTATCGGACTGTCGTTCGCGGCGCACGTCTCGCTGGCGTCGAAGCCCATCGAGCTGTTCGGCACCGACGAGCAGAAGGAGCGCTGGCTGCGTCCGCTCGCGGAAGGCGAGTACCTCGGTTCGTGGGCACTCACCGAACCCGACAGCGGCAGCGACGCCAGCGACATGGACACCACGGCGGAGAGGGACGGCGACGAGTACGTGCTCGACGGCACCAAGCAGTTCATCACGAACGCGTCCGTCGCGGGCAGCGTGCTCGTGAAGGCGGTCACGGACCCGGACGCGGGCTACGGCGGCATCTCCACGTTCATCGTCGACCCCGACGAGGACGACGGCTTCGAGGTCACGACCGAGTGGGAGAAGATGGGGCTGAACGCCTCCCCGACCTGCGAGATTCAGTTCGACGACTGCCGCATCCCCGCGGACCGCCTGCTCGGCGAGGAGGGCGAGGGGTGGGAGCAGACGAAGAAGACCCTCGACGGCGGCCGCATCTCCATCGCCGCGCTCTCCACCGGGCTCGCGCAGGGCGCCTTCGAGGCCGCCAGGGAGTACGCCGTCGAGCGCGAGCAGTTCGGCCAGCCCATCTCGGAGTTCGACGCCATCCGCGACAAGCTCGTGGACATGCACCGGAAGACCGAGCGCGCGCGCCTGCTCACACACAAGGCCGCCACTCGCTACGACAACGGCGAACCCGTCACGAAGGAGTCCGCGCTCGCGAAACTCGACGCCAGCGAGGCCGCCCGCGAGGTCGCCGAGGACGCCGTCCAGACGCTCGGCGGCTACGGCTACACCACTGACTTCGCGCCCCAGCGGTTCTTCCGCGACGCCAAGCTGATGGAAATCGGCGAAGGCACCAGCGAGATTCAGCACCTCGTCATCGGACGTGAACTGGGACTCTGA
- a CDS encoding plastocyanin/azurin family copper-binding protein, whose protein sequence is MQRRAFLAAGASATAALAGCVGPSLSDSEYDIGMQSNAFVPEPAVEGADVPTFEAAVGDTVVWANTGSRNHTVTAYDDGLPEGADYWASGGFESEQAAREAWEQSIDGGGIVRPSETYEHTFEVPGDYYYVCIPHESAGMVGKVVVTE, encoded by the coding sequence ATGCAACGCCGGGCGTTCCTCGCCGCAGGAGCTTCCGCGACCGCGGCGCTGGCCGGCTGCGTCGGCCCGTCGCTGTCCGACTCCGAGTACGACATCGGCATGCAGTCGAACGCGTTCGTCCCCGAGCCAGCCGTCGAGGGCGCGGACGTCCCGACGTTCGAGGCCGCCGTCGGCGACACCGTCGTCTGGGCGAACACGGGCTCCCGGAACCACACCGTCACCGCCTACGACGACGGCCTCCCCGAGGGCGCCGACTACTGGGCGTCCGGCGGCTTCGAGAGCGAGCAGGCCGCCCGCGAGGCGTGGGAGCAGAGCATCGACGGCGGCGGCATCGTCCGCCCGAGCGAGACCTACGAGCACACCTTCGAGGTGCCCGGCGACTACTACTACGTCTGCATCCCCCACGAGAGCGCTGGGATGGTCGGGAAAGTCGTCGTCACCGAGTGA
- a CDS encoding RIO1 family regulatory kinase/ATPase, whose product MSIRRFVRGTVPWGSLEAVAREVAERYDQEEVRVTFLETDNWLSTPCVVNDRWFVKVVSGQNALVHALFTGARNLGAFSSGREGFFEPFDGPVEMAEHELEATRKLQSIGVNAPDPVESFEVDGLGVLVLEYLPEFRPLDDLPVEDVEAYAPDLFRALAAMHENGVAHGDLRGENVLVYDGELFFIDATNVAGDGLEGARAYDLACALAALEPILGASTVVRIALDAYETEENPRTRTDNAGALLDAQDFLSFIQIRPDHDFDNAALAGEIEKTASGCDEATR is encoded by the coding sequence GTGAGCATTCGCCGGTTCGTCCGCGGGACCGTCCCGTGGGGCTCCCTGGAGGCCGTCGCTCGCGAGGTCGCCGAGCGCTACGACCAGGAGGAAGTCCGGGTGACGTTCCTGGAGACGGACAACTGGCTGTCGACGCCGTGCGTCGTCAACGACCGGTGGTTCGTGAAAGTCGTCTCCGGGCAGAACGCACTCGTCCACGCGCTGTTCACGGGCGCGCGCAACCTCGGCGCGTTCTCCAGCGGCCGCGAGGGGTTCTTCGAGCCGTTCGACGGCCCAGTCGAGATGGCCGAACACGAGCTCGAAGCCACGCGGAAGCTCCAGAGCATCGGCGTGAACGCGCCCGACCCCGTCGAGTCGTTCGAGGTGGACGGCCTCGGCGTGCTCGTCTTGGAGTACCTCCCGGAGTTCCGGCCGCTCGACGACCTCCCCGTCGAGGACGTCGAGGCGTACGCGCCCGACCTGTTCCGCGCGCTCGCGGCGATGCACGAGAACGGCGTCGCACACGGCGACCTGCGCGGGGAGAACGTCCTCGTCTACGACGGCGAGCTGTTCTTCATCGACGCGACGAACGTCGCCGGCGACGGCCTGGAGGGCGCCCGCGCGTACGACCTGGCGTGCGCGCTGGCGGCGCTCGAACCGATTCTCGGCGCGAGCACGGTCGTCCGAATCGCCCTCGACGCCTACGAGACCGAGGAGAATCCGCGAACGCGGACGGACAACGCCGGGGCGCTGCTAGACGCCCAGGACTTCCTGAGCTTCATCCAGATCCGCCCCGACCACGACTTCGACAACGCCGCGCTCGCCGGCGAAATCGAGAAGACCGCGAGCGGGTGCGACGAGGCGACGCGCTGA
- a CDS encoding adenylyltransferase/cytidyltransferase family protein, with protein sequence MRRVVAQGTFDLLHPGHVHYLEDAAAMGDELHVIVARRENVTHKEPPVLPNRQRRDVVAALDAVDDARVGHPSDIFAPIEDIDPDVIALGFDQHHDDDAIESELADRGIDCTVERASGREKRYDGELLSTGDIIDRILEQRA encoded by the coding sequence GTGAGACGAGTCGTCGCGCAGGGGACTTTCGACTTACTCCACCCCGGCCACGTACACTACTTAGAGGACGCGGCGGCGATGGGTGACGAACTGCACGTCATCGTCGCGCGCCGCGAGAACGTCACGCACAAGGAACCGCCGGTGCTCCCGAACCGCCAGCGCCGCGACGTCGTCGCCGCCCTCGACGCGGTCGACGACGCCCGCGTCGGCCACCCCTCGGACATCTTCGCGCCCATCGAGGACATCGACCCGGACGTCATCGCGCTCGGCTTCGACCAGCACCACGACGACGACGCCATCGAGAGCGAGCTCGCCGACCGCGGTATCGACTGCACGGTCGAACGAGCGTCCGGCCGCGAGAAGCGCTACGACGGCGAACTGCTCTCGACGGGCGACATCATCGACAGGATTCTCGAGCAGCGCGCCTGA
- a CDS encoding Mov34/MPN/PAD-1 family protein — translation MLFGGRPDVVGIAREALEFAMEAAEDSHPNEYLGLLRGTPAKEFDAGPDDGYIVTDVLMVPGTETNPVSATFNSSQVPNDFRTVGSVHSHPNGVLAPSDADRATFGRGDVHVILGAPYDPNSWRAFDHEGEPRSLDVYDVPLPEPESFFDFTQEDLDEEL, via the coding sequence ATGCTGTTCGGCGGGCGTCCCGACGTGGTCGGCATCGCGCGGGAAGCCCTAGAGTTCGCGATGGAAGCGGCCGAGGACAGCCACCCCAACGAGTACCTCGGCCTGCTCCGCGGGACGCCCGCGAAAGAGTTCGACGCCGGCCCCGACGACGGCTACATCGTCACGGACGTCCTGATGGTCCCCGGCACGGAGACCAACCCCGTGAGCGCGACGTTCAACTCCAGTCAGGTCCCCAACGACTTCCGCACCGTCGGGAGCGTCCACTCCCACCCCAACGGCGTGCTCGCGCCCTCTGACGCCGACCGCGCGACGTTCGGTCGCGGCGACGTCCACGTCATCCTCGGCGCGCCCTATGACCCGAACTCGTGGCGCGCGTTCGACCACGAGGGCGAACCACGGAGTCTCGACGTCTACGACGTCCCGCTCCCCGAACCCGAATCGTTTTTCGACTTCACGCAGGAAGACCTCGACGAGGAACTGTGA
- a CDS encoding KEOPS complex subunit Pcc1, translated as MTRAATIRTEVPDPGLVAAAVRPDNTAEMDTRVEDGGVVTRIERDDTGGLQSTVDDYVVNVTVATEVAQHANRHTTHES; from the coding sequence ATGACGCGGGCGGCGACGATTCGCACCGAGGTACCGGACCCCGGACTCGTCGCGGCCGCGGTCCGCCCCGACAACACCGCCGAGATGGACACGCGAGTCGAGGACGGCGGTGTCGTCACGCGCATCGAGCGCGACGACACCGGCGGCCTCCAGTCGACGGTCGACGACTACGTCGTGAACGTCACGGTGGCGACCGAAGTTGCACAGCACGCGAACCGACACACGACACACGAATCATGA
- a CDS encoding HEAT repeat domain-containing protein, translating into MSDGDEEPEESADAPAPDVDVETLQERLDDAEAILEDAETEADLDDAEAVLDGVESDLEAADLPEPDEDDEEDPADEVESRLSALRDDLEAQRGPYAEDVVTDVEDAQSTITSTQWTEKGEDQLQDAVDDYLDEAGDVLDETFTGAETADPEALASDLDQVAEAIEAADLDPDEDTETIEALVEVTDGFLAGVEDAQEWDDLSVRQKLRAEGFYDVINQKHKDYPPEWTALKQWEQRANVEMVLLCLEHLGDSDFMERHCMESLKRIGSADALDEVGERAARRDLLAVEIVGRIGSEDGIEHVVDFVDADGNPELRKTALKSLGEIGSEDATQEVADQLVADNDSVRSRAARSLGLIGDTRAIDPLTDVLADDDSHTVRASAAWALVQIGTERALEAAAEYADDRSFLVEKEAQRAADALDSDAAEAAA; encoded by the coding sequence ATGAGCGACGGGGACGAGGAACCCGAGGAGTCGGCCGACGCGCCGGCCCCGGACGTGGACGTAGAAACGCTTCAGGAGCGTCTCGACGACGCCGAGGCCATCCTCGAAGACGCCGAGACCGAGGCGGACCTCGACGACGCCGAAGCCGTCCTCGACGGCGTCGAGTCCGACCTCGAAGCGGCGGACCTCCCGGAACCCGACGAGGACGACGAGGAGGACCCCGCGGACGAGGTCGAGTCCCGGCTGTCGGCGCTCCGCGACGACCTCGAAGCCCAGCGCGGGCCGTACGCCGAGGACGTCGTCACGGACGTCGAGGACGCACAGTCGACGATCACGTCGACGCAGTGGACCGAGAAAGGCGAAGACCAGCTCCAGGACGCCGTCGACGACTACCTCGACGAGGCCGGGGACGTGCTCGACGAGACGTTCACGGGCGCCGAGACCGCCGACCCCGAGGCGCTCGCTTCGGACCTCGACCAGGTCGCCGAGGCCATCGAAGCCGCGGACCTCGACCCGGACGAGGACACCGAGACGATCGAGGCGCTCGTCGAGGTGACCGATGGCTTCCTCGCTGGCGTCGAGGACGCCCAGGAGTGGGACGACCTCTCGGTCCGCCAGAAGCTCCGTGCGGAGGGCTTCTACGACGTCATCAACCAGAAGCACAAGGACTACCCGCCGGAGTGGACGGCGCTCAAGCAGTGGGAGCAGCGCGCGAACGTCGAGATGGTGCTGCTCTGCCTGGAGCACCTCGGCGACTCCGACTTCATGGAGCGCCACTGCATGGAGTCGCTCAAGCGCATCGGCAGCGCGGACGCCCTCGACGAGGTCGGCGAGCGCGCCGCGCGCCGCGACCTGCTGGCGGTCGAGATCGTCGGCCGCATCGGCAGCGAGGACGGCATCGAGCACGTCGTCGACTTCGTGGACGCCGACGGCAACCCCGAACTCCGGAAGACCGCGCTGAAGTCCCTCGGCGAGATCGGTAGCGAGGATGCCACCCAGGAAGTCGCCGACCAGCTCGTCGCGGACAACGACAGCGTGCGTTCTCGTGCGGCACGCTCGCTCGGCCTCATCGGCGACACGCGCGCCATCGACCCGCTCACTGACGTGCTCGCCGACGACGACAGCCACACGGTCCGCGCGTCGGCGGCGTGGGCGCTCGTCCAGATCGGCACCGAGCGCGCGCTCGAAGCCGCCGCCGAGTACGCCGACGACCGCTCGTTCCTCGTCGAGAAGGAGGCCCAGCGCGCCGCCGACGCCCTCGACTCCGACGCCGCCGAAGCCGCTGCGTAA